The genomic window ctgtttgtttctaaaaaatcacgctggaggttgcattttatgtaataacctcctgaaatgagttttgacactttagaatggcatttaacgctcattgaagttttaacaaactttctaacacctaaaacattcatagcaccgataacgtaattgtagctctgcactttgtgtacacatacgtccccatttcactgctgtacagcaaacatcgtccccaaatgcctgtttttctaagaatcacgctggaggttgcattttatgtaataacctcctgaaatgagttttcacactttaaaatggcatttaacgctcattgaagttttaagaaactttctaacacgtaaaacaaaagagaccccaaatgcctgtgttttgagcaagatggcattttgatacacagccgaccccaaatgactgtaaaaccacctatgtgtgtgtgtgggtgtgtgcgtatgtgtgtgtgtgtgggtgtgtgggtgtgtgtgtgtgtgtgtgtgggtgggtgtgtgtgtgtgagtgagtgtgtgtgtgtgtgtgtgtgtgtgtgtgtgtgtgtgtgtgtgtgtgtgtgacctttTCTCTCGTGTGTGTTAATTGGTTGGTTTCTTTGTAGAATCCCCGGCTAGCTGGTTGTTTGGTAGTTTGACGGATGTACGTGTTCTCATAATGCTAGCACTTCCAGTTTGCTGATCGATTAGTTGATTATGGTTATtggattaattgattgattgagtgattgagTGATTGAGAGATTGATTTATgaattgatggatggatggatgaattgATGAATTAATTGATGGATTGCTTGATGGTTTGCTTGATGGATTGCTTGCTTGATGGATTGCTTGATTGATGGATTGCTTGATTGATGGATTGCTTGATTGATGGATTGCTTTATTGCTGAATTGATGTATTGCTTGATGGATTGCATGATGTAATGCTTGATTGGTTGCTGGAATTAgtgattgagtgattgattgcttgattaaTTCATTTATTGTTAAGACGGATCAACAACGCCGTGCACCAGCGCCCCGTGTTTGAACGGAGGGGGCTGCCTGGTCAGTGGAAGCACGACCTACGCGTGCAGCTGTGCTACAGGCTTCTCCGGTGAAAACTGTCAAATTTGTAAGTCTTTGTTACGCTGTAGTACGTGTCTgcccgtgtgtctgtctgtccatctgtctggcCAGTAGGAcaactgtgtgcgtgtgtcagtgtactGCATGTTTCTGCAGTGAAAACTGCCAAATTAATGTGTAAGTCCGTGTTACGCTGCTTGTTGTACGTTcaacgtgtctgtctgtctttctgtctgtttgtctctccttctgtctgtttgtccgttaTTCCGTctatccgtccgtccgtccgttcatccttctgtatgtctgtctgtctgtctgtctgtcggtcggtctgttttTCGgcctgtcagtcggtctgtctctcggtctatCTGTCGGTGCTCTCGTCCGTCCAAccgtctggttacctgtctctGTGTTCATGTTATCTTGGTTTCTCTGTTTGCCTGTCAtgtagtccccccccccccccctacctccttGTAAGAATTCAACCAATTTAAAAAGTGATCCGTAATAAAGGTAGTCTGTCAATCGTGGGTAATTTTCAGACATTTGGTACAAATTTTCTGATGTAACATAATTTTAAATTGGGAAGGCGTACAGTTGGtaaggaggaagggagagagtgaCGGGGAGGTGTCTACAAAAGGTGATGTTTCCAATTCATAAATCTTTCTGTCGAATAATGTGTCTGCCTTTCCGTCTCTGTCCCCGtcggtctatgtctgtctacttttgggtgtgtgtgtgtgtgtgtgtgtgcgtgtgcgtgtgtgtgtgtgtgtgtgtgtgtgtgtgtgcgcgcgcgtgtgtgtgtgtgtgtgtgtgtgggtgtgtgtgtgtgcgcgtgcgtgcgcgcgtgcgtgcgtgcgtgcgtgttttcatatgtatatgtatgtcagtttgtctgtgtgtgtctgtgtgtgtccgtgtccgtgtgtctgtgtgtgtctgtgtgtgtccgtgtgtctgtgtgtgtctgtgtgtgtccgtgtgtctgtgtgtccgtgtgtctgtgtgtgtccgtgtggttgtgtgtgtccgtcttgtTTGATTTTGCCCTGTGTTATACCTACATATATCTACGGGCCTAAAGCAAAGAAGTTAATCCCATTGACCGTAATTAGCAAAGTTACGCAAACATGATGTAAGAGTGGGTTGCCTGTGGAAGGGGGCccgaagaataagaataagaataagaataagaatatagtttattgtcatgaaaccatttaggtttataagacacatacatgtacataaacaacaacataaatcattatgtttttttaagaaaacaaTTGTATACGAACTTCCCCAACATGAATTGTAGATTGTCTTCCAACAACAGTTGACTGGGCATAGTATAAACAGGTATACTTTTATTGACCTGTTTCATTAATTGTTCTCTAAAATGTTTACATTCAATACATGTATCTAGCATATGTAATTCATTTTCCATTACTCCACAACGTTGACATAATCTGTTTTTTTTGGCGTATTGTCATATCTGCCTTTTTCAATCTTCAAGTCATGTGCACTTATTCTAAGTTTACACAATGCCTGTTTGTATTTAAAATCAATATCATTGGTTAAGTATGAAGCAGTTTCATATTTCTTTGTTACAATCCTGTAAAATTCTAATTTGGAAGAACTGTTTACTTTTTCTGTCCAAAATTGCATATATTTTCCTTCTAACTTCTGCAATATAACATGTTTCAATCTTTTTCCACTAAAGGTAAACTGATTTTTCCAAACGTGATCTAATCCTAAAGTATTAGATCAAAATTAGATTAAAATGGCCCgtgtagctcaggtggtagagcactgggctAGTGATCCTAGGGtaacgggttcgaatccgggccgggacggacacgggtcaactgtgtgtgcagacccagatacggtatccatgtcccaccccgtgtcaccacagtggcacgtaaaagacctcatTCATTCTTCCATTAGTGCAGATTTAACACGCATATACTTGTAAATCTCATCTACAGTGGGGGCATTTATCTTTAACACGCATATACTTGTGCATCTCATCTCAAATCGGGGTCAAACTTGTATTTTTCTTGCCTGTGCAACACAGCGGCTGGGGGCGGCAATGCGTGTTCCCCCAGCCCCTGTCAGAACGGAGGCACGTGCACCCTGTCCGGTTCGTcctacttctgcacctgtcccTCCGGCTACACTGGCACCAACTGTAACGGTGAGACTTATAATGATCATattcatcgtcatcgtcgtcgtcatgatCGTCGCCGTCATccttgtcgtcgtcgtcatcatcatcatcatcataatcatcatcatcatcgtcgtcgtcgtcgtcatcatcgtaatcgtcgtcatcatcaacgtcatcatcatcatcatcatcatcgtcgtcgtcgtcgtcgtcgtcgtcatcgtcatcgtcatcatcatcatcatcatcatcatcatcatcatcatcagcatcgtTGTCGTGGTATGTGTCGGTCATGTGTATATGTTTGGTTAGGGGAGGTGGGAGGTGGGGCGGCACGTGAGAAGATTTGATGGGGGTAAGgtcgtgtggatgtgtgtgtgtgtgtgtgtgtgtgtgtgtgtgtgtgtgtgtgtgtgtgtgtgtgtgtgcgtatttgcgtgtgcgtgtgtgtgtgtatatatgtgtgtgtgtgcatgtgatagtgtgtgtgtgtgtgtgtgtgtgtgtgtatgtgtgtatgtgtgtctgtgtgtgtgtgtgtgtgtatgtgataatgtgtgtgtgtgaaggtgtgtgaaggtgtgtaggtgtgtatgtgcgtgcgtgcgtgcgtgtgtacgccCATGCGTGCGTTCGTACGTGCTCATTAATTTTATGTTTCTGTGGTTCAGCTCTAGTGCTTCGAGTTTTCTCATCCATTTATCTTCATGTAGATAATTCATGAAAATCCAGATGTATACACACTCTGAATAGACCTACACCACTGTAAAGCAGCGCATtacagacagttttgctggaAGGGGTccaagaaaaagacaaagagagTGTTGACATTTGTACAACTGCAGTTTACAGCCAGCGGTATACAGCATTACTGATGGCTGACACAGTACCAATACGGGTGCTCGCCTAAATTCGAAGCCTTACAGGAAGTCGTTTCAAAAGACTAccacccatccccccccccccctttctctcttcaAGAACTCCGAATTGAAGAATTCCCCAATTTTAAGAGCTTGATTGTCTTGAttcctgtttataacctctgacCCCTGTCGTTGCATTGCAGAAAGTCATTACAGTAGAACCTTTTTAAGACAGGGATTTCTCATATGTTGAGAtattaaaagaggggttccactgtgttaCTTTGATGCATAAAGCCCATGTCTACATTTCAGTTTCCGCGAGCAGCCCCTGTTCCCCGAACCCCTGCCTCAACAGCGGGGTGTGCAATGCTAACGGCGGGACCTACACCTGCAGCTGTATCGGCAGCTTTGCGGGACCCAACTGTTCTGGCGAGTCGTGTGTTGTCTTGAGCTCTAGCCTGATCAAGCTTCTCTCTTTGAGCCAAAGACCCTCCGGTTTAAACGATTCGGCATACTGTCTCTGATCTGGCCAggcatttacatgggatacggcCATTCCTCCACATaggcacataccaaaaatcaacaccctgggAACTCTCATTGTAGAGTGGGAGTTTTTAATGTGTGAATTTCATTTTGGAAATTACCAGCAATGTACGTGTGGATTAATTCATCCAATTAGTCTCGCTTTGCACAGAAAGCAATGCCGTCAGGGTGTTGAGTTTTGTTATGTTTCCAGGTGGAGGTTTGgctttatcccatgtacaacCCTGGCAAGAGATTAGATGGTAAGCtaaactgttttcacgggaaaaaAAACTTTGCAATTAAGTTTTGCCAAAGACATGTGCGATTATTTGCCGTTTGTGCAAATTGTGATTTATCACACCAAAAACACCATAGGTTAAATATTATGAAGCCATCTATGAGCGTGCTCGCGTccgttagggggggggggagggggggaatgtcgggtcgctgcggtaggctacccttggaagatgacactgcacttctgctgagtcacttcgacggtgttcagtagtggctctgtcccgagctaacggacgcagcccactacctactatgccccctacaaacgacattgactttaagtcgcggagccagactgagtgagcgttccctccagagagcagaccgccaccacgtccctccgtcgaactcccagaacgtcacacgttgaagactgacagcagaactactagtcagggaaggaaggaacaggaacactgagaccaaggtcaccatgagagctccgggcatgaagggccacaagagaaaggacaatttatattttggatgattaatgagatgaggatgattataatgatgctttggatttcaaatttttggtttgagactacgtgacagggcagcattcaacgcttactgtcataatatatcctggcgtcaaccaggcccgagaactgccgcacctgcggtgttggtcaggtatacagaacctgagcaccctcaaagtcgcattcgttaagtgaatgacactcggctgtgtgatcccagccttcccataggaaccatagcacttccactctgggtaggagccgaccgtagcccgaaaaacccacatgaccctgatgggattcgaacccgcgatctcccggcccgcagcccgatgcgctaaccactgcgctacgggggccggtgttTCGGCGAttattggtttgtggtgttgatcttgactacatgtttttatatcACTTCATGcgactttttgtgtgtttttttttttttttttgggggggggggctttaatCTACCCACATCTTAGATTGGCGAGAGCATCCAATCCACCTTTatttgtacagggtgacccctaAAAATGCAACCAATGACAATTCTACTAACTTCTACAGATGTTGACCTGATAACTTCATAATTATTTGGTGTACTGTACATAACTTCCGCCTGAAGATGACCAGTCCACAGAGCGGCACATTTTAGAgtcaaaaagaagaaaggtttgttgttgacaaaacaaaacgttacgttcacagatatatcgacccatCGGTCGTTTAagcgcacagacaaacacaaatgtgaccctccaccacgaaatgagtcgcatgtcacctcgcgcggttctgcgctaggcttaatataagtccggggagtgtctggtaacagtgtgtgggtcaccttagtcacaggcttataactcaaacagtttttgctcttttctaaaaacggttttcaccactggatagagcataaaaaactctttatgaaaatgtaaaaatataaaaatcatgcaaaggtgacatgcgactcatgtcgtggtggagggtcacaaattacACAACACGTATCTCATAACATGCTCTCAGTCGCTTGTCGGTGAAGACACACGCGATTGAGACAATGAAATAACGTTTGTCAGTAATGAAACATtcaaacaacatacctttcttgtatcttgattctgaattttggaacgttggcagtcgaTTTGCTTTTGGATTTCCGCACATTTTAGGTCGATTGGTCTGACTTCTGTGCCCTTTCGAAAAAGAAGCGGTTTGTTCATAACCATTCCACAACGTTTCCTATGTAGATAACATGGTCCGACTTTTACCTTCCcttaaaaatgtgtgtgtgtgtgggtgtgggtgtgtgtgtgtgtgtgtgtgtgtgtgtatgtcatatTCACTCCAtaaacatttctttctctctctctctcgctatttTAGAAGAACATCCAGCGACCACAAATGAAACCAACAATGACTTGGTTGGTGCTCTTGTCGGTGTCGCCGTTGGAGTGGGATTCTTAATTTCAATCAGCGTCACTGCTGCAATTTGGTAAGAGActgggtcacacacacacacacacacacacacacacacacacacacacacacacacacacacacacacacacacacacacacacacacacacacacactcacacacacataattatgttcatggATAGAATTGCGTACAGAGAATATTGCATGTAAGACAGAGGGTGCGCTTAGTCTAAACAGAGGTACTTCTTTCCTTGTAGAGTGTATcaagatgagggtcgtggtgtatgtatgtacgtgtgtgtgtgtatgtgtgtgtgcgtgtgtgtgtgtgtgtgtgtgtgtgtgtgtgtgtgtgtgtgtgtgtgtgtgtgtttgtgtgtgtgtgtgtgtgtgtgtgtacaagtgaGCTATATCCTAGTGGCAGGGATTGGCGGAGCTGTTTTGTCGAGGTGAAAAAAAGCAgagcgttcagttttattccttgagttcgacagcttgactaaatgtagtcatTTTGCTTTACGTGACTAGTTTTATCATAATAATACTACATATAACGATGACAATTGTTGTGATGATTGGATTCAACAAGACAGGCATTTATTTCCAGCTGGCGTCGGAAATCTGATAGCTCGAGAAGCGGCGGTCAGGATCGTCCAACATGTGAGTCTATCCTGCCACCAGCAGGGGGTGGTCTGGTTCTAGTCTATCCTGCCCCAAGCAGGGGGTGGTCTGGTTCTAGTCTATCCTGCCCCAAGCAGGGGGTGGTCTGGTTCTAGTCTATCCTGCCCCAAGCAGGGGGTGGTCTGGGTCTAGTCTATCCTGCCCCAAGCAGGGGGTGGTCTGGGTCTAGTCTATCCTGCTCCAAGCAGGGTGTGGTCTGGTTCTAGTCTATCCTGCCCCGAGCAGGGGGTGGTCTGGTTCTAGTCTATCCTGCCCCAAGCAGGGGGTGGTCTGGTTCTAGTCTATCCTGCCCCAAGCAGGGGGTGGTCTGGTTCTAGTCTATCCTGCCCCAAGCAGGGGGTGGTCTGGTTCTAGTCTATCCTGTCGCAACAGGGTGTGGTCTGGGTCTAGTCTATCCTGCCCCAAGCAGGGGGTGGTCTGGGTCTAGTCTATCCTGCCCCAAGCAGGGGGTGGTCTGGGTCTAGTCTATCCTGCCCCAAGCAGGGGGTGGTCTGGTTCTAGTCTATCCTGCCCCAAGCAGGGTGTGGTCTGGTTCTAGTCTATCCTTCCCCAAGCAGGGGGTGGTCTGGTTCTAGTCTATCCTGCCGCAAGCAGGGGGTGGTCTGGTTCTAGTCTATCCTGCCCCAAGCAGGGGGTGGTCTGGTTCTAGTCTATCCTGCCCCAAGCAGGGGGTGGTCTGGTTCTAGTCTATCCTGCCACAAGCAAGATGTGACCTGGGTCTAGTCTATCCTGCCACAAGCAGGGTGTGGTCTGGTTCTAGTCTATCCTGCCCCAAGCAGGGGGTGGTCTGGGTCTAGTCTATCCTGCCCCAAGCAGGGTGTGGTCTGGTTCTAGTCTATCCTGCCCCAAGCAGGGGGTGGTCTGGGTCTAGTCTATCCTGTCGCAACAGGGTGTGGTCTGGTTCTAGTCTATCCTGCCCCAAGCAGGGGGTGGTCTGGTTCTAGTCTATCCTGCCCCAAGCAGGGGGTGGTCTGGTTCTAGTCTATCCTGCCCCAAGCAGGGGGTGGTCTGGTTCTAGTCTATCCTGCCCCAAGCAGGGGGTGGTCTGGTTCTAGTCTATCCTGCCCCAAGCAGGGTGTGGTCTGGTTCTAGTCTATCCTGCCCCAAGCAGGGGGTGGTCTGGTTCTAGTCTATCCTGCCGCAAGCAGGGGGTGGTCTGGGTCTAGTCTATCCTGCCACAAGCAAGGGGTGGTCTGGTTCTAGTCTATCCTGCCCCAAGCAGGGGGTGGTCTGGGTCTAGTCTATCCTGCCCCAAGCAGGGTGTGGTCTGGTTCTAGTCTATCCTGCCCCAAGCAGGGGGTGGTCTGGGTCTAGTCTATCCTGTCGCAACAGGGTGTGGTCTGGTTCTAGTCTATCCTGCCCCAAGCAGGGGGTGGTCTGGTTCTAGTCTATCCTGCCCCAAGCAGGGGGTGGTCTGGTTCTAGTCTATCCTGCCCCAAGCAGGGGGTGGTCTGGTTCTAGTCTATCCTGCCCCAAGCAGGGGGTGGTCTGGTTCTAGTCTATCCTGCCCCAAGCAGGGTGTGGTCTGGTTCTAGTCTATCCTGCCCAAAGCAGGGGGTGGTCTGGTTCTAGTCTATCCTGCCGCAAGCAGGGGGTGGTCTGGTTCTAGTCTATCCTGCCCCAAGCAGGGGGTGGTCTGGTTCTAGTCTATCCTGCCCCAAGCAGGGGGTGGTCTGGTTCTAGTCTATCCTGCCCCAAGCAGGGTGTGGTCTGGTTCTAGTCTATCCTGCCCCAAGCAGGGTGTGGTCTGGTTCTAGTCTATCCTGCCCCAAGCAGGGGGTGGTCTGGGTCTAGTCTATCCTGCCCCAAGCAGGGTGTGGTCTGGTTCTAGTCTATCCTGCCCCAAGCAGGGGGTGGTCTGGTTCTAGTCTATCCTGCCCCAAGCAGGGGGTGGTCTGGTTCTAGTCTATCCTGCCCCAAGCAGGGTGTGGTCTGGTTCTAGTCTATCCTGCCCCAAGCAGGGGGTGGTCTGGTTCTAGTCTATCCTGCCGCAAGCAGGGGGTGGTCTGGGTCTAGTCTATCCTGCCCCAAGCAGGGGGTGGTCTGGTTCTAGTCTATCCTGCCCCAAGCAGGGTGTGGTCTGGTTCTAGTCTATCCTGCCCCAAGCAGGGGGTGGTCTGGGTCTAGTCTATCCTGCCCCACGCAAGGGATGATCTCGCTGGGTCTAGTCTATCTTGTCACAAGCAGGAGTTCTGGGTCTAGTCTATCCTGCCCCACGCAAGGGATGATCTCGCTGGGTCTAGTCTATCTTGTCACAAGCAGGAGGTCTGGATCTAGTCTATCTTGTCACAAGCAGGAATTCTGGTAGTCTATCCTGCCACAAGCAAGAGGTGACCTGGGTCTAGTCTATCCTGCCACAAGCAAGAGGTGACCTGGGTCTAGTCTATCCTGCCACAAGCAAGAGGTGACCTGGGTCTAGTCTATCCTGCCACAAGCAAGAGGTGACCTGGGTCTAGTCTAACCTGCCACAAGCAAGAGGTGACCTGGGTCTAGTCTATCCTGCCACAAGCAAGAGGTGACCTGGGTCTAGTCTATCCTGCCACAAGCAAGAGGTGACCTGGGTCTAGTCTATCCTGCCACAAGCAAGAGGTGACCTGGGTCTAGTCTATCCTGCCACAAGCGGAAGTTGAC from Littorina saxatilis isolate snail1 linkage group LG4, US_GU_Lsax_2.0, whole genome shotgun sequence includes these protein-coding regions:
- the LOC138965711 gene encoding protein delta homolog 1-like, whose amino-acid sequence is MVLTNTSVTLLCLRFVILTVLGGQDLALTTLAAGQFRCSALGPGEDQYFYNPDNCTKFYKCEVTNEIPAVQDCPAPLVFNPNLNLCDWEYNSLCGDGSTTPCTSAPCLNGGGCLVSGSTTYACSCATGFSGENCQISAGGGNACSPSPCQNGGTCTLSGSSYFCTCPSGYTGTNCNVSASSPCSPNPCLNSGVCNANGGTYTCSCIGSFAGPNCSGESCVVLSSSLIKLLSLSQRPSGLNDSAYCL